Proteins from a genomic interval of Siniperca chuatsi isolate FFG_IHB_CAS linkage group LG10, ASM2008510v1, whole genome shotgun sequence:
- the tnni1a gene encoding troponin I, slow skeletal muscle, with protein sequence MPEHVQERKPKISASRKLMLKSLMVAKAKEELEQEVLVKEEEKQKYLAERAPPLNTSSLSLAQLQDLCRELHVKIDVVDEERYDIEAKVMLNTREIKDLNIKVLDLRGKFKRPNLRRVRVSADAILRSLLGSKHKVSMDLRANLKSVKKEDTEKKRPVEDSDWRKNVEAMSGMEGRKKMFDAAKGPAQ encoded by the exons ATGCCTGAGCATGT gcAAGAg AGGAAACCAAAGATCTCAGCTTCAAGGAAGCTGATGCTCAAG AGTCTGATGGTGGCAAAGGCCAAGGAGGAATTGGAACAGGAGGTCCTGgttaaagaggaggagaaacagaagTATCTGGCAGAGAGAGCTCCTCCTCTAAACACCAGCAGCCTGAGCCTCGCGCAGCTACAG gACCTATGCCGAGAGCTCCATGTCAAGATAGATGTGGTGGATGAGGAGCGATATGACATTGAAGCCAAAGTCATGCTCAACACACGTGAG ATTAAAGACCTGAATATTAAGGTTTTGGACCTCAGGGGGAAATTCAAGAGGCCTAATCTTCGACGTGTTCGTGTGTCTGCTGACGCCATCCTTCGCTCACTGCTGGGCTCCAAGCACAAAGTCTCCATGGACCTCCGGGCCAACCTCAAGTCTGTCAAGAAAGAGGACACTGAGAAG AAGAGGCCAGTAGAGGACAGTGACTGGAGGAAGAATGTGGAGGCCATGTCAGGGATGGAGGGAAGGAAGAAGATGTTCGATGCTGCTAAGGGTCCTGCCCAGTGA
- the lad1 gene encoding ladinin-1, translating into MSISRKNWSALSSLARQWTREDEEEVEREKRRRVKSTNSTTDFDADFSQAPTDTPTSDSPFGTDSTSEMSEGLSSVEQMQLDFVEMLRVRDEKRRMRHVETLRRQKEVGEDEAEACGGGGGGARVELLGDLDDDQGSVSPSVKATSKPQPPLKTASYSPTSSSSTSANITNRQHDNGESSGKDPDPKPSSNPARKFVSSVSISFDKSPSASVCTTPMSPCSPTAPMSPREHWPSPCQSPSPRGAQSPVQNGHTQETSVNGSSSNGNFEQTSKPAFVRQSSRTISFRMMRKKEEESVPLQRSASVRMASKQFESKPDQNEDEDKASSFQRNSRQRISSRSIQEKMERLAQAAQKSDVMRSPDVTQRTLFLLDEVSRKRGLFEKEQQAVNPTSPGVSRQEFRSFTSGMSDRINRWLNKPNQTGSSHSPSDLRHVDITSKRSLFETRGENSVPKTSPGKICK; encoded by the exons ATGTCCATCAGTCGGAAGAACTGGTCGGCTTTATCCAG CCTAGCGCGCCAGTGGACgagggaggacgaggaggaggtggaaagggagaagagaaggagggtgaAGAGCACAAACAGCACCACTGACTTCGATGCCGACTTCAGCCAAGCGCCCACAGACACACCCACCAGTGACAGCCCCTTTGGGACAGACTCCACAAGTGAGATGTCCGAGGGCCTCAGCAG tgtggaGCAGATGCAGCTGGACTTCGTGGAGATGCTGCGTGTCCGTGATGAAAAGCGGAGAATGAGGCATGTGGAGACGCTGAGACGACAGAAGGAGGTAGGGGAGGATGAAGCAGAGGCctgcggaggaggaggaggaggagccagGGTGGAGCTACTGGGGGACTTGGATGATGACCAGGGTAGTGTGTCGCCCTCTGTGAAAGCCACATCCAAACCACAACCACCCCTGAAAACAGCCTCTTACAGtcccaccagcagcagcagtaccagCGCTAACATCACAAACAGACAA CACGATAATGGAGAGTCGTCGGGCAAAGACCCTGATCCCAAGCCATCATCCAACCCGGCTCGCAAGTTTGTCAG TTCTGTCTCCATCTCATTCGACAAAAGTCCCTCTGCCAGCGTGTGCACAACTCCCATGAGCCCTTGCTCCCCGACGGCCCCCATGTCACCTCGAGAACACTGGCCGTCGCCTTGCCAGAGTCCCTCTCCTAGGGGAGCTCAAAGCCCCGTTCAGaatggacacacacaggag ACTAGTGTGAATGGCTCATCCTCCAATGGCAACTTTGAACAGACTTCCAAACCTGCGTTCGTCAGACAGAGCTCCAGGACTATATCTTTCAGG ATgatgaggaagaaagaagaggagagtgtGCCGCTGCAGAGGAG TGCGAGTGTGAGGATGGCCTCCAAGCAGTTTGAATCCAAACCA GACCAAAATGAAGATGAAGACAAAGCGTCATCTTTCCAGAGAAA CTCTAGGCAGAGGATTTCATCCAGGTCCATccaggagaagatggagagacTGGCTCAGGCTGCACAG AAGTCTGACGTGATGCGATCTCCAGATGTGACCCAGAGGACCCTGTTCCTGCTGGACGAGGTGTCCAGGAAGAGAGGCCTCTTTGAGAAGGAGCAGCAGGCAGTGAACCCCACCAGCCCGGGGGTTTCCAGACAG GAATTTAGGAGCTTCACGTCAGGAATGTCAGACCGGATCAACCGCTGGCTCAACAAGCCCAACCAAACTGGGTCTTCACACAGTCCTTCT GACTTGAGACATGTGGACATCACCAGTAAGAGGAGCCTGTTTGAGACCAGAGGGGAGAACAGTGTCCCAAAAACCAGCCCTGGAAAAATCTGCAAGTGA
- the tnnt2a gene encoding troponin T type 2a (cardiac) isoform X9, whose product MSDNEEVVEEYEEEVEEAVQEEDKTAVDEEANEEQDGEGEAEEGEEEEAKPKFKPFIMPNLIPPKIPDGEKVDFDDIHRKRMEKDLMELQTLIEVHFESRKKEEDELINLKERIEKRRSERAEQQRIRSDRDKERQKRLEEERARKEEEEAKRRAEDDAKKKKTLTSLHFGGYMQKLTEKRSGKRQTEREKKKKILSERRKSLDIENLSQERLNEKAKELWEWMYQLEAEKFELQYQLTQQKYEINVLRNRVSDHQKTSKRTKRGLRK is encoded by the exons ATGTCTGACAACGAGGAAGTGGTGGAGGAGTATGAGGA GGAGGTGGAAG AAGCCGTGCAAGAAGAGGACAAAACTGCTGTAGATGAGGAGGCCAACGAAGAACAAG ATGGAGAAGGGGaagcagaggagggagaag AGGAGGAGGCCAAACCAAAATTCAA GCCATTTATCATGCCCAACCTCATCCCTCCTAAGATACCAGATGGAGAGAAAGTGGATTTTGAT GATATACATCGTAAAAGAATGGAAAAGGACCTGATGGAGCTTCAGACTTTGATCGAGGTTCACTTTGAGagcagaaagaaggaagaagatgAGCTCATTAATCTCAAGGAGAGGATT GAGAAGCGCCGTTCTGAgcgagcagagcagcagagaatcCGCagtgacagagacaaagagcGACAGAAGCGTCTTGAG GAGGAGAGAGCTcgtaaggaggaggaggaggccaagaggagagcagaggatgacgctaagaagaagaaaacccTCACCAGCCTCCACTTTGGAGGCTACATGCAGAAGTTG acagaaaaaaggagTGGTAAGAggcagactgagagagagaagaagaagaagatccTAAGTGAAAGACGCAAATCTCTGGACATCGAGAACTTGAGCCAGGAAAGACTCAA TGAGAAAGCTAAAGAGCTGTGGGAGTGGATGTACCAGCTGGAGGCAGAGAAGTTTGAGCTGCAGTATCAATTGACCCAACAGAAATATGAG ATTAATGTGCTGAGGAACCGTGTCAGCGACCATCAGAAAAC ATCCAAGAGGACCAAGAGAGGCCTGAGGAAATAG
- the tnnt2a gene encoding troponin T type 2a (cardiac) isoform X8, with translation MSDNEEVVEEYEEEEEEEEEAVQEEDKTAVDEEANEEQDGEGEAEEGEEEEAKPKFKPFIMPNLIPPKIPDGEKVDFDDIHRKRMEKDLMELQTLIEVHFESRKKEEDELINLKERIEKRRSERAEQQRIRSDRDKERQKRLEEERARKEEEEAKRRAEDDAKKKKTLTSLHFGGYMQKLTEKRSGKRQTEREKKKKILSERRKSLDIENLSQERLNEKAKELWEWMYQLEAEKFELQYQLTQQKYEINVLRNRVSDHQKTSKRTKRGLRK, from the exons ATGTCTGACAACGAGGAAGTGGTGGAGGAGTATGAGGA ggaggaggaggaagaggaag AAGCCGTGCAAGAAGAGGACAAAACTGCTGTAGATGAGGAGGCCAACGAAGAACAAG ATGGAGAAGGGGaagcagaggagggagaag AGGAGGAGGCCAAACCAAAATTCAA GCCATTTATCATGCCCAACCTCATCCCTCCTAAGATACCAGATGGAGAGAAAGTGGATTTTGAT GATATACATCGTAAAAGAATGGAAAAGGACCTGATGGAGCTTCAGACTTTGATCGAGGTTCACTTTGAGagcagaaagaaggaagaagatgAGCTCATTAATCTCAAGGAGAGGATT GAGAAGCGCCGTTCTGAgcgagcagagcagcagagaatcCGCagtgacagagacaaagagcGACAGAAGCGTCTTGAG GAGGAGAGAGCTcgtaaggaggaggaggaggccaagaggagagcagaggatgacgctaagaagaagaaaacccTCACCAGCCTCCACTTTGGAGGCTACATGCAGAAGTTG acagaaaaaaggagTGGTAAGAggcagactgagagagagaagaagaagaagatccTAAGTGAAAGACGCAAATCTCTGGACATCGAGAACTTGAGCCAGGAAAGACTCAA TGAGAAAGCTAAAGAGCTGTGGGAGTGGATGTACCAGCTGGAGGCAGAGAAGTTTGAGCTGCAGTATCAATTGACCCAACAGAAATATGAG ATTAATGTGCTGAGGAACCGTGTCAGCGACCATCAGAAAAC ATCCAAGAGGACCAAGAGAGGCCTGAGGAAATAG
- the tnnt2a gene encoding troponin T type 2a (cardiac) isoform X7 has product MSDNEEVVEEYEEEVEEEAAEEAVQEEDKTAVDEEANEEQDGEGEAEEGEEEEAKPKFKPFIMPNLIPPKIPDGEKVDFDDIHRKRMEKDLMELQTLIEVHFESRKKEEDELINLKERIEKRRSERAEQQRIRSDRDKERQKRLEEERARKEEEEAKRRAEDDAKKKKTLTSLHFGGYMQKLTEKRSGKRQTEREKKKKILSERRKSLDIENLSQERLNEKAKELWEWMYQLEAEKFELQYQLTQQKYEINVLRNRVSDHQKTSKRTKRGLRK; this is encoded by the exons ATGTCTGACAACGAGGAAGTGGTGGAGGAGTATGAGGA GGAGGTGGAAG AGGAGGCTGCTGAAG AAGCCGTGCAAGAAGAGGACAAAACTGCTGTAGATGAGGAGGCCAACGAAGAACAAG ATGGAGAAGGGGaagcagaggagggagaag AGGAGGAGGCCAAACCAAAATTCAA GCCATTTATCATGCCCAACCTCATCCCTCCTAAGATACCAGATGGAGAGAAAGTGGATTTTGAT GATATACATCGTAAAAGAATGGAAAAGGACCTGATGGAGCTTCAGACTTTGATCGAGGTTCACTTTGAGagcagaaagaaggaagaagatgAGCTCATTAATCTCAAGGAGAGGATT GAGAAGCGCCGTTCTGAgcgagcagagcagcagagaatcCGCagtgacagagacaaagagcGACAGAAGCGTCTTGAG GAGGAGAGAGCTcgtaaggaggaggaggaggccaagaggagagcagaggatgacgctaagaagaagaaaacccTCACCAGCCTCCACTTTGGAGGCTACATGCAGAAGTTG acagaaaaaaggagTGGTAAGAggcagactgagagagagaagaagaagaagatccTAAGTGAAAGACGCAAATCTCTGGACATCGAGAACTTGAGCCAGGAAAGACTCAA TGAGAAAGCTAAAGAGCTGTGGGAGTGGATGTACCAGCTGGAGGCAGAGAAGTTTGAGCTGCAGTATCAATTGACCCAACAGAAATATGAG ATTAATGTGCTGAGGAACCGTGTCAGCGACCATCAGAAAAC ATCCAAGAGGACCAAGAGAGGCCTGAGGAAATAG
- the tnnt2a gene encoding troponin T type 2a (cardiac) isoform X3, which yields MSDNEEVVEEYEEEVEEEEAAEGEQGVEEEVKEQEGEEEEEEEAVQEEDKTAVDEEANEEQDGEGEAEEGEEEEAKPKFKPFIMPNLIPPKIPDGEKVDFDDIHRKRMEKDLMELQTLIEVHFESRKKEEDELINLKERIEKRRSERAEQQRIRSDRDKERQKRLEEERARKEEEEAKRRAEDDAKKKKTLTSLHFGGYMQKLTEKRSGKRQTEREKKKKILSERRKSLDIENLSQERLNEKAKELWEWMYQLEAEKFELQYQLTQQKYEINVLRNRVSDHQKTSKRTKRGLRK from the exons ATGTCTGACAACGAGGAAGTGGTGGAGGAGTATGAGGA GGAGGTGGAAG AAGAGGAGGCTGCTGAAG GGGAGCAGGGGGTAGAGGAAGAAGTGAAGGagcaggagggggaggaggaggaagaggaag AAGCCGTGCAAGAAGAGGACAAAACTGCTGTAGATGAGGAGGCCAACGAAGAACAAG ATGGAGAAGGGGaagcagaggagggagaag AGGAGGAGGCCAAACCAAAATTCAA GCCATTTATCATGCCCAACCTCATCCCTCCTAAGATACCAGATGGAGAGAAAGTGGATTTTGAT GATATACATCGTAAAAGAATGGAAAAGGACCTGATGGAGCTTCAGACTTTGATCGAGGTTCACTTTGAGagcagaaagaaggaagaagatgAGCTCATTAATCTCAAGGAGAGGATT GAGAAGCGCCGTTCTGAgcgagcagagcagcagagaatcCGCagtgacagagacaaagagcGACAGAAGCGTCTTGAG GAGGAGAGAGCTcgtaaggaggaggaggaggccaagaggagagcagaggatgacgctaagaagaagaaaacccTCACCAGCCTCCACTTTGGAGGCTACATGCAGAAGTTG acagaaaaaaggagTGGTAAGAggcagactgagagagagaagaagaagaagatccTAAGTGAAAGACGCAAATCTCTGGACATCGAGAACTTGAGCCAGGAAAGACTCAA TGAGAAAGCTAAAGAGCTGTGGGAGTGGATGTACCAGCTGGAGGCAGAGAAGTTTGAGCTGCAGTATCAATTGACCCAACAGAAATATGAG ATTAATGTGCTGAGGAACCGTGTCAGCGACCATCAGAAAAC ATCCAAGAGGACCAAGAGAGGCCTGAGGAAATAG
- the tnnt2a gene encoding troponin T type 2a (cardiac) isoform X2: protein MSDNEEVVEEYEEEVEEEEAAEAGEQGVEEEVKEQEGEEEEEEEAVQEEDKTAVDEEANEEQDGEGEAEEGEEEEAKPKFKPFIMPNLIPPKIPDGEKVDFDDIHRKRMEKDLMELQTLIEVHFESRKKEEDELINLKERIEKRRSERAEQQRIRSDRDKERQKRLEEERARKEEEEAKRRAEDDAKKKKTLTSLHFGGYMQKLTEKRSGKRQTEREKKKKILSERRKSLDIENLSQERLNEKAKELWEWMYQLEAEKFELQYQLTQQKYEINVLRNRVSDHQKTSKRTKRGLRK from the exons ATGTCTGACAACGAGGAAGTGGTGGAGGAGTATGAGGA GGAGGTGGAAG AAGAGGAGGCTGCTGAAG CAGGGGAGCAGGGGGTAGAGGAAGAAGTGAAGGagcaggagggggaggaggaggaagaggaag AAGCCGTGCAAGAAGAGGACAAAACTGCTGTAGATGAGGAGGCCAACGAAGAACAAG ATGGAGAAGGGGaagcagaggagggagaag AGGAGGAGGCCAAACCAAAATTCAA GCCATTTATCATGCCCAACCTCATCCCTCCTAAGATACCAGATGGAGAGAAAGTGGATTTTGAT GATATACATCGTAAAAGAATGGAAAAGGACCTGATGGAGCTTCAGACTTTGATCGAGGTTCACTTTGAGagcagaaagaaggaagaagatgAGCTCATTAATCTCAAGGAGAGGATT GAGAAGCGCCGTTCTGAgcgagcagagcagcagagaatcCGCagtgacagagacaaagagcGACAGAAGCGTCTTGAG GAGGAGAGAGCTcgtaaggaggaggaggaggccaagaggagagcagaggatgacgctaagaagaagaaaacccTCACCAGCCTCCACTTTGGAGGCTACATGCAGAAGTTG acagaaaaaaggagTGGTAAGAggcagactgagagagagaagaagaagaagatccTAAGTGAAAGACGCAAATCTCTGGACATCGAGAACTTGAGCCAGGAAAGACTCAA TGAGAAAGCTAAAGAGCTGTGGGAGTGGATGTACCAGCTGGAGGCAGAGAAGTTTGAGCTGCAGTATCAATTGACCCAACAGAAATATGAG ATTAATGTGCTGAGGAACCGTGTCAGCGACCATCAGAAAAC ATCCAAGAGGACCAAGAGAGGCCTGAGGAAATAG
- the tnnt2a gene encoding troponin T type 2a (cardiac) isoform X5, producing MSDNEEVVEEYEEEVEEEAAEGEQGVEEEVKEQEGEEEEEEEAVQEEDKTAVDEEANEEQDGEGEAEEGEEEEAKPKFKPFIMPNLIPPKIPDGEKVDFDDIHRKRMEKDLMELQTLIEVHFESRKKEEDELINLKERIEKRRSERAEQQRIRSDRDKERQKRLEEERARKEEEEAKRRAEDDAKKKKTLTSLHFGGYMQKLTEKRSGKRQTEREKKKKILSERRKSLDIENLSQERLNEKAKELWEWMYQLEAEKFELQYQLTQQKYEINVLRNRVSDHQKTSKRTKRGLRK from the exons ATGTCTGACAACGAGGAAGTGGTGGAGGAGTATGAGGA GGAGGTGGAAG AGGAGGCTGCTGAAG GGGAGCAGGGGGTAGAGGAAGAAGTGAAGGagcaggagggggaggaggaggaagaggaag AAGCCGTGCAAGAAGAGGACAAAACTGCTGTAGATGAGGAGGCCAACGAAGAACAAG ATGGAGAAGGGGaagcagaggagggagaag AGGAGGAGGCCAAACCAAAATTCAA GCCATTTATCATGCCCAACCTCATCCCTCCTAAGATACCAGATGGAGAGAAAGTGGATTTTGAT GATATACATCGTAAAAGAATGGAAAAGGACCTGATGGAGCTTCAGACTTTGATCGAGGTTCACTTTGAGagcagaaagaaggaagaagatgAGCTCATTAATCTCAAGGAGAGGATT GAGAAGCGCCGTTCTGAgcgagcagagcagcagagaatcCGCagtgacagagacaaagagcGACAGAAGCGTCTTGAG GAGGAGAGAGCTcgtaaggaggaggaggaggccaagaggagagcagaggatgacgctaagaagaagaaaacccTCACCAGCCTCCACTTTGGAGGCTACATGCAGAAGTTG acagaaaaaaggagTGGTAAGAggcagactgagagagagaagaagaagaagatccTAAGTGAAAGACGCAAATCTCTGGACATCGAGAACTTGAGCCAGGAAAGACTCAA TGAGAAAGCTAAAGAGCTGTGGGAGTGGATGTACCAGCTGGAGGCAGAGAAGTTTGAGCTGCAGTATCAATTGACCCAACAGAAATATGAG ATTAATGTGCTGAGGAACCGTGTCAGCGACCATCAGAAAAC ATCCAAGAGGACCAAGAGAGGCCTGAGGAAATAG
- the tnnt2a gene encoding troponin T type 2a (cardiac) isoform X4, producing the protein MSDNEEVVEEYEEEVEEEAAEAGEQGVEEEVKEQEGEEEEEEEAVQEEDKTAVDEEANEEQDGEGEAEEGEEEEAKPKFKPFIMPNLIPPKIPDGEKVDFDDIHRKRMEKDLMELQTLIEVHFESRKKEEDELINLKERIEKRRSERAEQQRIRSDRDKERQKRLEEERARKEEEEAKRRAEDDAKKKKTLTSLHFGGYMQKLTEKRSGKRQTEREKKKKILSERRKSLDIENLSQERLNEKAKELWEWMYQLEAEKFELQYQLTQQKYEINVLRNRVSDHQKTSKRTKRGLRK; encoded by the exons ATGTCTGACAACGAGGAAGTGGTGGAGGAGTATGAGGA GGAGGTGGAAG AGGAGGCTGCTGAAG CAGGGGAGCAGGGGGTAGAGGAAGAAGTGAAGGagcaggagggggaggaggaggaagaggaag AAGCCGTGCAAGAAGAGGACAAAACTGCTGTAGATGAGGAGGCCAACGAAGAACAAG ATGGAGAAGGGGaagcagaggagggagaag AGGAGGAGGCCAAACCAAAATTCAA GCCATTTATCATGCCCAACCTCATCCCTCCTAAGATACCAGATGGAGAGAAAGTGGATTTTGAT GATATACATCGTAAAAGAATGGAAAAGGACCTGATGGAGCTTCAGACTTTGATCGAGGTTCACTTTGAGagcagaaagaaggaagaagatgAGCTCATTAATCTCAAGGAGAGGATT GAGAAGCGCCGTTCTGAgcgagcagagcagcagagaatcCGCagtgacagagacaaagagcGACAGAAGCGTCTTGAG GAGGAGAGAGCTcgtaaggaggaggaggaggccaagaggagagcagaggatgacgctaagaagaagaaaacccTCACCAGCCTCCACTTTGGAGGCTACATGCAGAAGTTG acagaaaaaaggagTGGTAAGAggcagactgagagagagaagaagaagaagatccTAAGTGAAAGACGCAAATCTCTGGACATCGAGAACTTGAGCCAGGAAAGACTCAA TGAGAAAGCTAAAGAGCTGTGGGAGTGGATGTACCAGCTGGAGGCAGAGAAGTTTGAGCTGCAGTATCAATTGACCCAACAGAAATATGAG ATTAATGTGCTGAGGAACCGTGTCAGCGACCATCAGAAAAC ATCCAAGAGGACCAAGAGAGGCCTGAGGAAATAG
- the tnnt2a gene encoding troponin T type 2a (cardiac) isoform X6, translated as MSDNEEVVEEYEEEVEEEEAAEEAVQEEDKTAVDEEANEEQDGEGEAEEGEEEEAKPKFKPFIMPNLIPPKIPDGEKVDFDDIHRKRMEKDLMELQTLIEVHFESRKKEEDELINLKERIEKRRSERAEQQRIRSDRDKERQKRLEEERARKEEEEAKRRAEDDAKKKKTLTSLHFGGYMQKLTEKRSGKRQTEREKKKKILSERRKSLDIENLSQERLNEKAKELWEWMYQLEAEKFELQYQLTQQKYEINVLRNRVSDHQKTSKRTKRGLRK; from the exons ATGTCTGACAACGAGGAAGTGGTGGAGGAGTATGAGGA GGAGGTGGAAG AAGAGGAGGCTGCTGAAG AAGCCGTGCAAGAAGAGGACAAAACTGCTGTAGATGAGGAGGCCAACGAAGAACAAG ATGGAGAAGGGGaagcagaggagggagaag AGGAGGAGGCCAAACCAAAATTCAA GCCATTTATCATGCCCAACCTCATCCCTCCTAAGATACCAGATGGAGAGAAAGTGGATTTTGAT GATATACATCGTAAAAGAATGGAAAAGGACCTGATGGAGCTTCAGACTTTGATCGAGGTTCACTTTGAGagcagaaagaaggaagaagatgAGCTCATTAATCTCAAGGAGAGGATT GAGAAGCGCCGTTCTGAgcgagcagagcagcagagaatcCGCagtgacagagacaaagagcGACAGAAGCGTCTTGAG GAGGAGAGAGCTcgtaaggaggaggaggaggccaagaggagagcagaggatgacgctaagaagaagaaaacccTCACCAGCCTCCACTTTGGAGGCTACATGCAGAAGTTG acagaaaaaaggagTGGTAAGAggcagactgagagagagaagaagaagaagatccTAAGTGAAAGACGCAAATCTCTGGACATCGAGAACTTGAGCCAGGAAAGACTCAA TGAGAAAGCTAAAGAGCTGTGGGAGTGGATGTACCAGCTGGAGGCAGAGAAGTTTGAGCTGCAGTATCAATTGACCCAACAGAAATATGAG ATTAATGTGCTGAGGAACCGTGTCAGCGACCATCAGAAAAC ATCCAAGAGGACCAAGAGAGGCCTGAGGAAATAG
- the tnnt2a gene encoding troponin T type 2a (cardiac) isoform X1, producing MPFTRATGEQGVEEEVKEQEGEEEEEEEAVQEEDKTAVDEEANEEQDGEGEAEEGEEEEAKPKFKPFIMPNLIPPKIPDGEKVDFDDIHRKRMEKDLMELQTLIEVHFESRKKEEDELINLKERIEKRRSERAEQQRIRSDRDKERQKRLEEERARKEEEEAKRRAEDDAKKKKTLTSLHFGGYMQKLTEKRSGKRQTEREKKKKILSERRKSLDIENLSQERLNEKAKELWEWMYQLEAEKFELQYQLTQQKYEINVLRNRVSDHQKTSKRTKRGLRK from the exons ATGCCATTTACCAGAGCAACAG GGGAGCAGGGGGTAGAGGAAGAAGTGAAGGagcaggagggggaggaggaggaagaggaag AAGCCGTGCAAGAAGAGGACAAAACTGCTGTAGATGAGGAGGCCAACGAAGAACAAG ATGGAGAAGGGGaagcagaggagggagaag AGGAGGAGGCCAAACCAAAATTCAA GCCATTTATCATGCCCAACCTCATCCCTCCTAAGATACCAGATGGAGAGAAAGTGGATTTTGAT GATATACATCGTAAAAGAATGGAAAAGGACCTGATGGAGCTTCAGACTTTGATCGAGGTTCACTTTGAGagcagaaagaaggaagaagatgAGCTCATTAATCTCAAGGAGAGGATT GAGAAGCGCCGTTCTGAgcgagcagagcagcagagaatcCGCagtgacagagacaaagagcGACAGAAGCGTCTTGAG GAGGAGAGAGCTcgtaaggaggaggaggaggccaagaggagagcagaggatgacgctaagaagaagaaaacccTCACCAGCCTCCACTTTGGAGGCTACATGCAGAAGTTG acagaaaaaaggagTGGTAAGAggcagactgagagagagaagaagaagaagatccTAAGTGAAAGACGCAAATCTCTGGACATCGAGAACTTGAGCCAGGAAAGACTCAA TGAGAAAGCTAAAGAGCTGTGGGAGTGGATGTACCAGCTGGAGGCAGAGAAGTTTGAGCTGCAGTATCAATTGACCCAACAGAAATATGAG ATTAATGTGCTGAGGAACCGTGTCAGCGACCATCAGAAAAC ATCCAAGAGGACCAAGAGAGGCCTGAGGAAATAG